GCAGCACCCAGAGGGCCCGGAGCCAGCGCATCGTCACGCCTTGCCCGGTTGCTCCCCGGCGAAGTCCTTGTGGACGTAGCGCGCGTCGCAATAGCCACACTCGACGAAACCCGTGTCCTCGGGAATGGTCAGCCAGACTCGCGGATGGCCGGTGGCCGGACCGCCGCCGTCACAGGCGACCTTCTTCGTGTCCACAACCTTGGTTTCGGGAACTTGCGTCGTCATGAGCGGCCTCGTCTGGTTTTGTTCCCCGATAGCACCGGGGGCCTTTCGGGATCAAGCGGGTCGGACCCGCGCGTATCAGTCCCGGAGCATCCGGCCGAGAACCCGGCCTGACAGGATATGGGTATGCAGATGCGGCACTTCCTGAATGCCGGCTTCGCCGGCGTTCACGATCAGCCGATACCCCTCACGGTCGTCGCCCGGCGCCAGATCGAACTGGTTTACGACCGCTTGAATGGTGCGCGTGTAGTCGACGATCTCGGCTTCGCTCGCCTCGGCGGCGAAATGGTCCCAGGTCTGGTAGGGGCCCTTGGGGATCACGAGGACATGCACGGGGGCCTGCGGGGCGATGTCCTCGAAGGCGAGCGTGTGCTCGGTCTCGATCACCGTCTTGTTCGGAATCTCGCCGCGCAAGATCTTCGCGAAGATGTTCTGGGTGTCGTATTGATAGGCCATGTTCTCTTTCCCGGGTTCAGTCGCCGAAGAAGTCCTTGGTCCCGGCAATTTCTAGCGCCCTTTCTTCCGGGATCGACAGGAACTTGGCAAGGGCTTCGGCATTTTCCTCGACGCTCGCGTTTTCGCGCATGATGTACATCTCGTCGAAGCTCGCGTCCCGGATGCGGTCGCTTTCGTAGTAGAAATCCTGACGGATCGTCGGGATCAGTCGGTCGATGGCTTCCTGCGGCGTGCGCTCGCCGGCAAGCCCCACGCGCATCGCATGGCCGAGGATCCAGTCGTCGGTGAACTCGGTCTCGATCTCGAGAAGCCGGGTCTTGGAGCGGTCGGCGTGGAAGTCTTTCATCAGTTCGAGCGCCGCAGGATCGAGCCCGATCGCCAGACGGTCGGTCTGATAATAGTCGAAGAGCATCCGCATGAGCGCGCGTCGGTGACGCGTGCGCTTCTCGAGGCTCGCCTGAATGCCGCCAAGGTCGGGCAGGGGCGTTCCCTCTTCGTCGAAGAGATAGTCGATGGCGGGAATGTTCGTCGTCTCGCGCAGACGCTGAAGCAGCCGCTTGCCGATATGCCATTTCTTGGAAACGACGATGAGCAACTCGCGGTCGCGCCCCAGCGTCGTCTCGCTTTCCCAGAAGCGTTCGCCGAAGCGTTGTCCGATCCGGCCCCGCCCGGTGAGAAAGGCGAAAAGACTACGGCCTTCGTTCGAGATTTTGAAATCGACCCCATCCGCCGCATAGAGCGCCCCGAGCCGTCGTTTCAGTTCATGGGCGTCCGGGCTGATCTTGCGCGCGAAGATGTAGTCCTGTGACAGAAGCAGATCGTAGTGGTCGTTGTAGAAGGTCACCGGCATGCCGTAGTCGGTGAACATGAGGAAGGTGAGCGTGCGCGTCACGATCTGGTCTGCGGGCACGAGGTGGCGCACGAGGGTCTGGAAAAAGGTCTCGTCCGGGATCCAGGTCGTCGAGAAAAACCGCATCACGTCCCGGCGCCGTTTCGTGAAGTCGAGGATCCACTCGATCGTGCGCCGACGCAGGCACCACCACTGGCTCCCGATCTGCACCTGAATGTCCTTGGGCACATCGCGTTTCAGCCCCAACACCTGCTGCGCCCGCATCGAGGCATAGAACCGGCGCTTCTGGGTGCGTTCGTTGAACCAGTGGCGGTAGACCAGGCGTTCTTCCTTGATCCCGGTCTTGATCCAGTCGCTGTCGAAAAAGTCGAAGCTCTCGATATAGTCGACATCGTCTGTGTCGAGAAAATCATGCGCATATTCGGCCGACTTGATCGCCATGCAATCGCCCGAGACCATGTAGAAATGCGTCGCGCGGGGAAACGCTTCCACCGCAGCCTCGACCGCGTGGAGCGTGCCCGCGACAAGCGACCATTCCCCCCAGCCGCATTTCTCCCGGGTGCTGGCGAAGGTGACGCTCGGATTGTCGGCCAGCGCGGCCCGGATCATGTCGTAATCGGACCGCGCCGAGCGTGCATCGAAGTGGATCGAGATGTAGTCCCCCGCCGCGGTCAGGCGCGTCGCCTGATCTATGATGGCTTTCGGGTCCTTGTGGCACAGGAGAATGAAGGCGATTTTTGCCATTAACGGGACGGTTCCGATATGCTGCGGGCACTGTTGACAGACTTAGCGTAACGAAGCATTGAAATTACAGGGTTTGTTTGCTTTTTTCCCTTAAACAAGCGCGGCCCGTGCGAGGCGGCCACATCAGAGGCGGACGGCAGCATGGGGTTCCCCGGCACCTGGATGACCGAAACGGAAAGCATGGTGTATCGGGTTGTCCCGAAATGCGCCTGCTCCACCATCGGTCAGATCATGTATTATTCGGATCATGGTCAATTCTATGACGGCGACATTCACGACGCGAACGAAGGCATCGTGAAATGGGCGCAAGAAGACAATCAGCAGAAGATCGAACGCAACGTGAAGGCGCACAAGAGCTATGCCTTTACCTGTGTGCGCAACCCCTACACGCGTATCCTGTCGTCCTTCTTCGACAAGATCTGTGGCATCCAACGCAACGGAAATCGCTACCGGGGCAACCTCGTGCCGCTTCTGATCCAGAAATACGGGATCGAAGTGGGCGACCCCGAGACCGGCTTCGAGTTCGACCAGATCAAGAGCTTCCGGCGTTTCCTCCTGTTCGCGCGCGACACCATCAAGCATCGCCGCCCCATGGACCCCGACATCCACTGGTCGGCCATGTCGGGCCATGTTTCGACCTTCATCACCAACGGGGGCACCTACGACCACATCTTCTGGACCGAGAACTTCAATCCGGGAATGAAGAAGGTGCTCGACAACGTGAAGACGAAGAAGAAGGTGGACCTGAAGAAGATCCCCCGCTTCAACGAAAGCGCGGGGCACGGGCCGGAACGGGCGCATCCGGTCGAGGATTATTTCGACGACCTGTCGATGCACCTGATGTGGGAAATCTATCGTCGCGACTTCGACCTGTTCAAATACGATTTCTTCAATCCGGCCAACAAGATGCCCGTCGGGGACATCGACCTCGACGAGGTGCACAAGAAACTCGGGTCCTGACGTTTTAGAACGCGACTTCGGACGCGGACATGACACGGACGTCCTTGCGCGTCGCCACGTCCGCGTTGACGAAGTCGACGACCCCTTGCCAGTCGCGCCCGTCGAACCCGTGGGTCATGTGGGCATCCGAGACCAGTGTGACCGGAAAGCCGTATTTCGGCGCGGCAAGGACCGTGGCGGTGACGCAGAAGTCCGACTGCATTCCGCAGACCACGACCTCGTCCACCCCGCGCCCTCCAAGCTCGCCGGCCAGCGTCGTCCCCTCGAAAGCGCTGTTCTCGGTCTTCCAGATCTGCGCCTCACCGGGTTTGACTCTGAAGGCGGCGTGCATGGAAGGGTCCGGCGACACGCCGCGATCCGTGACCCAGACCACCGGCACACCCGCCGCCCTCGCCCGGTCCACCAACCCGTAGACCGCCGACATGATCCGCTCCGGTTCGGGGGTTTCGTCCTCGATCAGGCTCACCTGCATGTCGATCACCAGCAACGCCTTGGTCATGGCCGCCCTCCGCTCGTTGTCGGGAAGCCTATCACCCTGTTATCCCGCGCCAATCGGTTTCCCGCCCAAGGTTCGGCGAATTGCCGCCAAGCCGGGGCCTCCGCGCGCTGCGGGCTCTTACCCAGCCTGCAAAAAGTCCTATTGTGCCGCGAAATTCTGCATTCCAAGGATGAAGACCATGACCCTGACCTTGAAACCCCTGTTCGTCCTGCCGCTCGCGGGCCTTCTCTTGCTCTCCGCCTGCGAGACTGTGGGCCAGCGCGAAGGCGTGGGCCTCGCCGCCGGGGCCGCCGTGGGCGGTGCGCTTGGCGCGGCGATCCCCGGCAACCGGGTGGCCACCGCTGCGGCCGGGGCCGTCGGTGGTGCCATCGTCGGCGGGTTGATCGGCAACCAGCTCGACAAACAGGCGGGCGAGTTGCGCAACGACTTCGGCGATTCGCGCATCCAGGTCATCAACACGGGCAACTACCTCAAGGTCATCATGCCCGAGTCGATCCTCTTCGCGACCGACAGCGCGACGGTGAGCCCGGGCCTTTACGGCCAGCTCGAGGTGCTTGCCCAGCACCTGCGCAAATACCCCGAAAGTACCGTGCAGGTCGTCGGCCATACCGATTCCACCGGTTCGGACGCCTATAACCTGCAACTGTCGCAGCAGCGGGCCAATTCTGTTCTCTCGGTGCTCTCTGCGAACGGCGTTGGATCGGCCCGTCTTCAGGCTGTGGGGCAGGGGGAAAACCAGCCCATCGCCTCGAACGCCACGCTCGAAGGCCGGGCCCAGAACCGCCGGGTCGAGATCAACATCTACCCGCGCTGAGGCCGGTCCTGACTGAACCCCGAACCGGGCGCGCGCTGCGTGCCCGGTTTTTCTTTGCGCGCATGCCAGTGTCTCGCTACTCATTTCGCCCGAGACAGGAGAACCGATGCCCCGCTTTGCCGCCAATCTCACGCTCCTTTTCCGCGAGCTTCCCTTCCTCGACCGGTTTCAGGCCGCCTCTGATTTCGGCTTCAAGGGGGTCGAAGTGCTGTTTCCCTATGACGATCCGGTGGGCGACATGACCCGGCGGCTGTCCATGGCAGGCCTCAAGATGGTGCTCATCAACTGCCCGCCGCCCAACTGGGCCGGGGGCGAGCGCGGCTTTGCCGCAGTGCCGGGGCTCACCGAGCGGTTCCGCCATGATTTCAAACGTGCGCTGCGCTATGCCGAGGCGCTGGGCGCGACCCATCTTCACATCATGGCCGGCAAGGCGCAGGGCCTCGTCGCGCGGCAGACCTATGTCGAGAACCTGCGCTGGGCCGCGAAAGAAGCGCCGAAACAAAGCCTCACCATCGAACCGCTGAACGCGGTGGACATGCCCGGCTACTTCCTCAACGACTTCGATCAGGCTGCCGACATCCTGGACGAGGTGGGCGCGAAGAACCTGGGTCTCCAGTTCGACATGTATCACGCCCAGATGATTACCGGGGACGGCATGGCGGTCTGGGACAAGCACGGCAAGCGCGCCGTGCACATTCAGGTGGGCGGCGTTCCGGGCCGGCATGAACCCACGAAGGGCGACATCGACTATCCCGCCTACTTCGCCCGTCTCGACGCGGAGAGTTACAAGGGCTGGGTGTCGGGCGAGTACCACCCCGATGGCGACACCCGCCATGGGCTCGGCTGGATCGACATGGTCGAAAGCTCCTGACAGAATGCTGTCAGTTGGGGGGTGGTATGAAGGTCTCATCAACCAACCAAGGAGATGAGACATGACCAGCCAACCCATTGTCGTCTGGGCGGAAATCCCCGCAAAAGACCTCGACGCCTCGATCCGCTTCTATGATTCCGTTTTCGGCTACAAGACCGAAATTGACAGCAGCGCCCCTTTCGCCGTGCTGAACGGCATGGGCGACGGCGTCGGCGCGAACCTGTTCCAGAGCGACGACGCCGGCAAGCGCGGCAACATCATTCATTTCGCCGTCACCGGCACCGCAGAACAGGCGGGCGACCGGGTCCGTGCCGAGGGCGGTGACGTGATCGGCGAGGTGGTGGAAATCCCGGCGGGCCGCTTCCTCATGGCGCTCGATATCGACGGGAACCAGATCGGGCTCTTCCAGCCCGCCGCAGCCTGATGCGACGCGCCGACCGCCTCTTCCAGATCGTTCAGTATCTGCGCGGCGGTCGGCTCACCCGGGCCCGTGACCTTGCCGAAAAACTGGAGGTCAGCGAACGGACGATCTACCGCGACGTGGCCGACCTCATCGGCTCCGGCGTGCCCATCGAAGGCGAGGCGGGCGTGGGCTACGTGATGCGCGCGGGTTACGACCTGCCGCCGCTCATGTTCACCCGCGAAGAAATCGTGGCGCTCGTGGCGGGGGCGCGGATGGCGCGAACATGGGGCGGGCTCGACATGGCGCGGGCGGCGGATGAGGCCCTGTCCAAGATCGAGGCGGTGCTGCCTGACGCCCTGCGCAGCCGGATCGACAACGTCCGCATTCACTCGGTCGACTTCACCGGGACGGACCCGGTGGACCGCGCCAGGCTCGACCTGCTCGAAGGCGCCGCCGACCGGCGAACCCGGGTGCATTTCGACTATGTCGACGAAAAGGGACAGGCGAGCGTGCGGCTTGTCCGGCCCTTGGGCCTGTTTTTCTGGGGCCGGACCTGGACCCTGACGGCCTGGTGCGAGAGGCGGGACGCGTTCCGGAACTTCCGCGTCGACCGGATGGATGCGGTTCGCTTGGGCGAGACGTTTCGCGACGAGCGCGACAAGACGCTCGCCGCCTATTACGAGCACTACGGGCGGCAGATGCCGCGCTAGCTTCCGATCCGGGCGGGCGTCGAGCAGGTATCGCCGGTAGTTTCGGTGTCCAGCGTCACATGCCCGATGCCGAACTGTTTTCCGAGCATGTCGCGGACCCGCGACTTCACGGCGGCGACGCCAGCAAGGTCCCCGGCCTCCGTCACCAGATGCGCCTCGACCGAGGTGACGTTTTCCGTGATCTGCCAGACATGGAAATGGTGGACGCCGGTGACGCCGCGCTCCGCCTCCATCGCCGCGATCACGGCCTCCGGGTCGATTCCGGGCGGGGTGCCGAGCATCAGCATCCGGATCACGCCGCGCATTTCCCCGAACGCCATCCAAAGGATGTATCCGGCAATCAGGAAGGTCGCCACCGGGTCGGCCCAGAGCCAGCCGAAGTTGAGGATGAGCACCCCCGTGACGATCACCGCGATCGACCCAAGCGCATCGGCCACATTGTGCAGGAAAGCCGCGCGAATGTTCACGCTTTCCTTCGACAGCCGATAGGTGAGGAGCGCCGTGACCAGATCAACGACAAGCGCGAAGACCGACACGATGATCATGAGCCAGCCGGCGATCTCGGTCGGATTCAGGAGGCGGTCGACCGCTTCGTAAATGAGGTAG
The Maritimibacter sp. DP1N21-5 DNA segment above includes these coding regions:
- a CDS encoding HIT domain-containing protein encodes the protein MAYQYDTQNIFAKILRGEIPNKTVIETEHTLAFEDIAPQAPVHVLVIPKGPYQTWDHFAAEASEAEIVDYTRTIQAVVNQFDLAPGDDREGYRLIVNAGEAGIQEVPHLHTHILSGRVLGRMLRD
- a CDS encoding cation diffusion facilitator family transporter, with translation MPDHTHAHAHDHHAKHGHGHHHMDPDAGDRAVAAAVGVNVLLTVAEIVGGILSGSVALIADAVHNLSDAASLAIAWFARRIGRWPTDAAMTFGYKRAELVAALINLTTLVVIGLYLIYEAVDRLLNPTEIAGWLMIIVSVFALVVDLVTALLTYRLSKESVNIRAAFLHNVADALGSIAVIVTGVLILNFGWLWADPVATFLIAGYILWMAFGEMRGVIRMLMLGTPPGIDPEAVIAAMEAERGVTGVHHFHVWQITENVTSVEAHLVTEAGDLAGVAAVKSRVRDMLGKQFGIGHVTLDTETTGDTCSTPARIGS
- a CDS encoding VOC family protein, giving the protein MTSQPIVVWAEIPAKDLDASIRFYDSVFGYKTEIDSSAPFAVLNGMGDGVGANLFQSDDAGKRGNIIHFAVTGTAEQAGDRVRAEGGDVIGEVVEIPAGRFLMALDIDGNQIGLFQPAAA
- a CDS encoding sulfotransferase family protein — encoded protein: MGFPGTWMTETESMVYRVVPKCACSTIGQIMYYSDHGQFYDGDIHDANEGIVKWAQEDNQQKIERNVKAHKSYAFTCVRNPYTRILSSFFDKICGIQRNGNRYRGNLVPLLIQKYGIEVGDPETGFEFDQIKSFRRFLLFARDTIKHRRPMDPDIHWSAMSGHVSTFITNGGTYDHIFWTENFNPGMKKVLDNVKTKKKVDLKKIPRFNESAGHGPERAHPVEDYFDDLSMHLMWEIYRRDFDLFKYDFFNPANKMPVGDIDLDEVHKKLGS
- a CDS encoding YafY family protein, whose translation is MRRADRLFQIVQYLRGGRLTRARDLAEKLEVSERTIYRDVADLIGSGVPIEGEAGVGYVMRAGYDLPPLMFTREEIVALVAGARMARTWGGLDMARAADEALSKIEAVLPDALRSRIDNVRIHSVDFTGTDPVDRARLDLLEGAADRRTRVHFDYVDEKGQASVRLVRPLGLFFWGRTWTLTAWCERRDAFRNFRVDRMDAVRLGETFRDERDKTLAAYYEHYGRQMPR
- a CDS encoding hydroxypyruvate isomerase family protein, yielding MPRFAANLTLLFRELPFLDRFQAASDFGFKGVEVLFPYDDPVGDMTRRLSMAGLKMVLINCPPPNWAGGERGFAAVPGLTERFRHDFKRALRYAEALGATHLHIMAGKAQGLVARQTYVENLRWAAKEAPKQSLTIEPLNAVDMPGYFLNDFDQAADILDEVGAKNLGLQFDMYHAQMITGDGMAVWDKHGKRAVHIQVGGVPGRHEPTKGDIDYPAYFARLDAESYKGWVSGEYHPDGDTRHGLGWIDMVESS
- a CDS encoding isochorismatase family protein; translation: MTKALLVIDMQVSLIEDETPEPERIMSAVYGLVDRARAAGVPVVWVTDRGVSPDPSMHAAFRVKPGEAQIWKTENSAFEGTTLAGELGGRGVDEVVVCGMQSDFCVTATVLAAPKYGFPVTLVSDAHMTHGFDGRDWQGVVDFVNADVATRKDVRVMSASEVAF
- a CDS encoding zinc-finger domain-containing protein, with the translated sequence MTTQVPETKVVDTKKVACDGGGPATGHPRVWLTIPEDTGFVECGYCDARYVHKDFAGEQPGKA
- a CDS encoding DUF5928 domain-containing protein, which translates into the protein MAKIAFILLCHKDPKAIIDQATRLTAAGDYISIHFDARSARSDYDMIRAALADNPSVTFASTREKCGWGEWSLVAGTLHAVEAAVEAFPRATHFYMVSGDCMAIKSAEYAHDFLDTDDVDYIESFDFFDSDWIKTGIKEERLVYRHWFNERTQKRRFYASMRAQQVLGLKRDVPKDIQVQIGSQWWCLRRRTIEWILDFTKRRRDVMRFFSTTWIPDETFFQTLVRHLVPADQIVTRTLTFLMFTDYGMPVTFYNDHYDLLLSQDYIFARKISPDAHELKRRLGALYAADGVDFKISNEGRSLFAFLTGRGRIGQRFGERFWESETTLGRDRELLIVVSKKWHIGKRLLQRLRETTNIPAIDYLFDEEGTPLPDLGGIQASLEKRTRHRRALMRMLFDYYQTDRLAIGLDPAALELMKDFHADRSKTRLLEIETEFTDDWILGHAMRVGLAGERTPQEAIDRLIPTIRQDFYYESDRIRDASFDEMYIMRENASVEENAEALAKFLSIPEERALEIAGTKDFFGD
- a CDS encoding OmpA family protein — translated: MTLTLKPLFVLPLAGLLLLSACETVGQREGVGLAAGAAVGGALGAAIPGNRVATAAAGAVGGAIVGGLIGNQLDKQAGELRNDFGDSRIQVINTGNYLKVIMPESILFATDSATVSPGLYGQLEVLAQHLRKYPESTVQVVGHTDSTGSDAYNLQLSQQRANSVLSVLSANGVGSARLQAVGQGENQPIASNATLEGRAQNRRVEINIYPR